From Aegilops tauschii subsp. strangulata cultivar AL8/78 chromosome 5, Aet v6.0, whole genome shotgun sequence:
ccaattatatcctttaagattgctagcttttggcttcacccagtctgaggtactaactcggatgacccggtagtaacaatcacagaggtgctccctttaccgcctagccgaataATTGGGAACGTAgaggtaagcacaggagccaggcaacccagcttggcaaaaatcttaagtcaaattgatgcatatgtacgactttataacgatgattacggaaggcagccattgtatattaaatacaaatgccGATGATATATTTATtctgactccgttgcgaccgtttatcagttgaaagtggcccattgTCGGCTTCCatccccttgtagatgctacgcagggtgtcTCCGCAATAacaaacaacccttagccgacgtctcggtgcccgaaggcggttgtgttagtggaaacgaggcaatcagatatgcgggttTTATAACTTTCACTTGGTCAGAGGAACTTTAAAGTTGGAAGGCCAAATATTAGCCCTCGGTCAATGTTCGGCGACAGTCGAGATCAAGCCGATAACACTTCAGCCAATATTATGAACGGCCCGTCGCTTAATATGGGGTGACCTCCATCGATCTTATAATTTAACCcggtcatcggatcgctgaccagtttacgcttattgtgacagtcagttttcggtttttccactgaggcgcttaaccatgcgagctggaagcacaatcgcagtggttctccctttgcacacctagccgaacaaggcggaacgtaggaggcaagcacaggagccgggcaacccaactgttgaccgaagacacaattcgaaaccgatgcatatatagcaatatccgagaatgtttttgccgaatctctaaaggtgtccggcgttgcactgtgagacttatgctggaaacacacaaataatttaaaagtgccataggcttggaaaaccaaaaaaactttagtaaaaacttgacgtccgaactagatcaagtgttcagTGCCAATCCGAAATTGGTCTTAAAAAATTTGTGCTTTTGTCGTGCATtaatatgacacatccgatctcaagacctcaagcgggtcagcccacggctgcaacctcctatcccgaaggcggagtactgctcgttaggccagtttagcgaactaaactcgaacggctttgagagagaaaactaggctccccggctatcgaccacacactcgcgtagaaaaaaggagtgatagaaaaagattttgcaacgaccaagaagaaaatacttattataaaatggctcatgtaaatttaagagcccccaagtgacttgggtaaaagaattttatgtataatgattgtatgtaccgaagtacttatatcatatctgtgttcacccgaactttaaacgcgttttaaccgaccgtcggcttctctctcttcggtcaaggaccgaaaagtgttatgtactccacctgtcgagaatatcgacggtgttttcgataaccaggcaatcaggccataaggctgtaatagacaaagcgcgctcagggaacttatgctatattactgacgaagtgtaagaagcatcttcgaagaaaatagtacccccaccgatacctttcttcggttgctcattgttactatgagacttgtgcaatagattttttgtactcatgagttccgttgtgtgccgaccatgattgaaaacaataagagcgctagctttcggcttcacccagtctgaggtccgagctcggatgacccgatcgtgacaattgTAGAgatgctccctttactccctagccaaacaatcgggaacgtaggggtaaacacaggagcaagtcAACCCAGCTTGcagaacacttaagtcaacatggtgcatattgtggcgtaatacacgaacaaggaacgaagccatacaagtataatcatatgcaagaggaaaggcttcgtaaaggaagcccccaagtaaacggggtatttgaatttgagTGTCACAAACTAAGTTTTGACGAGGAAGttttttcacaaacaactttttgccaaaaaagtataatgcttggtcgaaccgaacaaaatttaaaactgaaagtctttgagcatgaaagtgacttagctggttaatgtgctcggtgttgatGACGCGATTCGGGCTTGTGGCAGGACGAATACGCCCATTGATCTGTGACAGATCCGACAAGGTTCGCAATCCTCGGCATGGCCGAGGTCTCAGCCCCCAAGCCCGAGGTGTCCGAGCAAGGAGTTCGGCACTCTCGAGTAGTGACACGGCTCGGCCGATGTGGTAAGGCGAAGCCCCTAGTCTAGCTGAGCTGGCGGAGTTGGTCGGCAAGGTGACAATGAAGTCGCCACGCCAGTCGACCTGTTCGGCATGGTGGACGTCAGTTTGACGAAGCAACGATGCTGCGCGGCCGATGTGGCGAGATGAAGTTCTCGGTCCAGTTAACATGGCGAAGCTGTGATCGGCGGATGCCGAAGTCTGATGCAGGTCGGCTGGTGATGTCGAAGTGACCACGTAACGTAGTCGAAGTCGATCACCTACACACATAAAATAGTGCGGTCCAAAAAagaataatataaatatatataaaatccttgcataattgctttacgcaaaaataatttatttaaagagatGTGGCCTGGCACCGAAGCCAATGTCGATGCACGGCGTCGGCGTGACGCAGTGAAGGCGTGACAGAACCTGAAGTTGCAGGGCGGTCCGGGCTCTAgatgcggcgttcgccgaacTGCGGACGAGAAACGGACCGAACCATCGCGCAACCATCGTTAATGCGGTCATCATTTGACAGACCTGTGTAAAGAtaatggaacaaaccagagtaataattttTCGGAAAAATAAATCCAAGCAAGAAAaaattactaggattaatagcaccttgTTTATCTGTTGTAGCAATTTGAAAaaaggttactcccaaaattgggacttgatccgcacacccattgcctgatgagcgatggagtggcggtatGGCGATGCAGGTAAAGATTGGcttgccgaggcaaagcccccggtccagctaatgtgacgaagctggtcggcggGTGACGTTGAAatctccggagtaggttgatgaagagtTGGTGAAGCCCCCAGTCTAGCCGAGGTAACGGAGCGGGTAggtaaggagacgttgcagctgccatgtcagccgaggtgttgaagcagttcggcgtgatggacatcggcttgaagaagcaataGTGCAGTCATGCCGACGCTGGTCACaacttgtgacgcggtcaaagccggattgatgaagtgaccgaacggcgatgccggtgtgcccgtTCCGTGTAATCTGTGGGGCggtgttgttggtgatgatttatccttcgcgatgccgaactctttttcggctcgccgagatgatgatccgaagaagatgagctcggctcaacaaagcgacgTCGTGTCTAGGCGCAGGTCGGCGGCCGTGGAGCAATGTTACcagactggtttgacaccagcgtgatgATGAAGAGTACCTCATAGAAGGCTTGAAATTTTATGGGCACGTGTTAAGAATaacgcacaataccctagaaGAAAATTCCTTTAAAAAGGTCGTCCAGTATCACGTTCATAAAGAAACATGAATTCGGGTCGGAtccgtattcgcgcagaaaacagatcagaaaattggtccactcatcggaaggttcccggagtttgaaccgTCGGATCGAGTTGAAATtgtgaggggtggtagatatgggaattccgcagcagatgaacggttggatctttCAAAGGACCTCCGAGCTTGGCTTTGGGGACCatgccctaaactcgtccagattcccgtccagattcgatagggctccggtatatcgtagattgccggagattcctccatcggaactcgacgaaattttgcatggttgttgtagacttaattccgcacaattccactgAAGTAATCGTCAAAACGACACTcaaggaggcggtggcggcggatacaagttcgctgtccagaaaaacagcacggtcgcccaaGGGCagtgttgacgttgagcccccgagctccatggatgattcctccgtgatcttgatagagatcggagttgatgttgatgaaggacctcgtccgaacatgatgattggaggtagggcacagtcctcggtcaagccaaggtgaccagtcgaggcggcgacgaagacgccgacgtcgcagttgatctgcaggcgagccattgatccttttggCGATCACACAGCgtaactctcaatgaaagcaccattatcgctgtcaaaaccgacagatctcgggtagggggtcccaagctgtgtgtcatggattgatgggtaacaggagacaggggacacgatgtttacccaggttcgggccctctctatcaaggtaataccctacttcctgcttgattgatcttgatgaatatagggttacaagagttgatctacttcgagatcatatgttgtggtctaagacctaagggtatgatgagtaatgtcataataaTCTCTCGACTAGCCTAGCCGCTTATATAACATACCGGAGGCCTAgaataacaagagtcctagtcgaatacgccggtggagaggagtcctcgTCTTGATGACCAAGTCTTGTGAAATCTTCCTCATGTATGTCATCgactgtccgaactggcccatgagtaaacggccatggggtcctcggcccaatccaactgatcgggagacgacgtggtgagtaccccctagtccaggacaccgtcagcgACGTTTGAGCATCGCTCCCTTTCTGAAAGCGTTGTTGTTAAACTTCATCGTCCGTGTGGTGTCCTGACATGATTGTTGCGGATATGGTCAATGTCGTAGTTTGCCGATCGTTGATCCGACCGCTTTTTTTTTTCTCACATACAAATAACTTCAAtcttatatgactttgctatttgcCGACGTGTTTTCTGTGTGTGTGTTGATGTTGATTGTACATCCTAGCTAAACAGAGGTCGGGATGCCGAGTTCATTTTTTAATGTCCATTTTAAGCCAATACAATTCACTCTTTATCAGAAAAAACTATGTAGATATCTTGAACTATAATTCGCCAGTGTCATAACCGGCATGACACAAAGTCTTATTTGTGGCTCACAGCACCTGTTTTGCAGAATGTAACATAATTTAATAAAATTCATATTAATTGAATACAAATTTTGAGAGAATCGACATATGAAATGCTTCCCGTAAAACATACATTATTTTTCAACTTCAGTGGGGTGTTTTTTCAAGCCTTTACCATTTCCGAAGAAAAAAAAAACCATGATTACTTAGACCGTGATATCTTCGTACAAATACGACATTGCATATTTCTTTCGACCGGgtttcaaaacaaaacaaaaaaaagtaAAAATCTTTCGACCGTGGTATTTGCTGCCACTGGATTCAGATCCAAAGGTGTAGATTGGATTGGAAGCTGGTAACGGTAGACAGGACGAGGGAGGCTGCCCCCCTCTTCCCCCCTATCCTATCCCCTTGTTCACCTTCGGCCCGCCGCCACACTGCCCCTCCTGAATTCCTCCTCCGTCCGCCCGAGCCTGCCGCGACGAGCTTCCAAGCTCCGTCAGCTCGCCTTCTCCTCCGCTTCCCACAAAGAGCAAATTCGCCTCGCTCGCGCACCATCTGCTCCCCCTGAGAAATCGCCTCGCCGGTCCTTGTGCGCCCGCCAGATGCTCGTGATATTTCCGTAATGGCCTTCGCAATGCGCCTAGCGTCCTGCCCCGGCGCGTCGCTGCAGGCGGCGACGGCCTGGCCGTCCAACCTCGGCTCCGCGGCGccgcggctgcggccgcgctggCGGTGGCCACGCCTCCGGCCGTCCGCGGCCGCCTCGGACCAGCAGGCGCTTCTGGCCGCCCTGCGCGAGCAGGCGGACCCCGAGGCGGCGCTCCGGATGCTCAACTCGGCGCTCGCGCGGGACGACTTCGCCCCCGGCCGCGACGTCTACGAGGAGATCATCCGGAAGCTCGGGACGGCCGGCGCCTTCGACCTCATGAAGGTGCTCGTCAGGGAGATGCGCCAGGAAGGGCACCAGGTTGGGCCCGGCGTGGTGCAGTCGTTTGTAGAGGGCTACGCGCGGCTGCACATGTTCGATGATGCCTTCGACTTGGTTCTGAACCAGCTTGATATGTTCGGTATTCAGGGAGATACAGTGGTGGTGGCGTACAATCACCTTCTCCGTGTTCTCATGGAGGGGAGTAAGATCAAGCTCCTTGAGTCCGCTTATACGGAGATGAGCAATCGGGGTATCAAGCCTGACCTTGTCACTTACAACACTGTGATCAATGCATTGTGTCGAGTTCATCAGGTTAGGACTGCAGTTTTGATGCTGGAGGACATGTCTAGCAACGGTGTGGCACCTGACGAGGTGACATTCACTACGTTGATGCAAGGTTTTGTCGAGGAGGGGAGCATCGAGGCGGCACTGAGGATGAAGGCACGGATGTCAGAAATGGGATGCTCGCCAACGAGTGTAACTGTCAATGTTTTGATTAGCGGCTACTGCAAGCTGGGAAGAGTCGAAGATGCTCTCAGTTATGTACAGCAAGAGATTGCAGATGGTTTTGAACCTGACCAGGTCACATTCACTACATTTGTTAATGGTCTCTGCCAAAACGGGCATGTCGATCATGCCCTCAAAGTCATGGATTTGATGCTCCAGCAGGGTAGTGACCCAGATGTTTTCACCTACACTACTGTTGTAAACTGCTTGTGTCAAAATGGAGAACTTGAGGAGGCTAAGGCAGTCATAAATCATATGGTGGATAGCGGTTGTTTGCCTGACGTTACCACCTTCAATACTCTCATTGTTGCCCTATGCACAGAGAATCGGCTTGAGGAAGCCTTGAACCTTGCACGTGATCTGACGGTGAAGGGACTCTCTCCAAATGTTTATACTTTCAACATTTTGATAGATGCCCTCTGCAAGGTTGGAGATCCTCATCTTGCTGTTCGATTGTTTGAAGAGATGAAAAGCAGTGGATGCACCCCTGATGAACTTACATACAATATATTGATTGATAACCTGTGCTCATCGGGGAAGCTTGCCAAAGCTTTGGATTTGTTGAAGGAGATGGAAATTAGTGGTTGTCCTCTGAGCACAGTGACATATAACACTATAATTGATGGGTTATGCAAGAAATTGAGAATAGAAGAAGCAGAGGAGGTTTTTGATCAAATGGATGTAACAGGTATTGAAAGGAATGCGATCACATTCAATACACTTGTTGATGGATTGTGCATGGCCGAAAGGATTGACGATGCAGCAGAACTTATTGAACAAATGATAAGTGAAGGGTTGCAAC
This genomic window contains:
- the LOC109739342 gene encoding uncharacterized protein — encoded protein: MAFAMRLASCPGASLQAATAWPSNLGSAAPRLRPRWRWPRLRPSAAASDQQALLAALREQADPEAALRMLNSALARDDFAPGRDVYEEIIRKLGTAGAFDLMKVLVREMRQEGHQVGPGVVQSFVEGYARLHMFDDAFDLVLNQLDMFGIQGDTVVVAYNHLLRVLMEGSKIKLLESAYTEMSNRGIKPDLVTYNTVINALCRVHQVRTAVLMLEDMSSNGVAPDEVTFTTLMQGFVEEGSIEAALRMKARMSEMGCSPTSVTVNVLISGYCKLGRVEDALSYVQQEIADGFEPDQVTFTTFVNGLCQNGHVDHALKVMDLMLQQGSDPDVFTYTTVVNCLCQNGELEEAKAVINHMVDSGCLPDVTTFNTLIVALCTENRLEEALNLARDLTVKGLSPNVYTFNILIDALCKVGDPHLAVRLFEEMKSSGCTPDELTYNILIDNLCSSGKLAKALDLLKEMEISGCPLSTVTYNTIIDGLCKKLRIEEAEEVFDQMDVTGIERNAITFNTLVDGLCMAERIDDAAELIEQMISEGLQPNNITYNSILTHYCKQGNIAKAADVLQTMTENGFEVDTVTYATLINGLCKARRTQAALKLLRGMRMKGMRPTPKAFNTVIQSLFKGNNGRDALNLYREMTEVGEPPDALTYKIVFRGLCRGGGPIKEAFDFLVEMADKGFIPEFSSFRMLADGLLNLGMDDYLISAIELIAEKANFRESDVSAIRGYLRIRKFYDALATFGRLLDINNPRWTYR